The DNA region TTGTGCGGCTATCCGGATATGAGCAACTTCCCTTCTTTCGTCCACGAGATCCAGATTGACGGACATTGCTTCATGGTTCGAGTTCTCAGTGGCATAACGGAATCTTAAGCTTGGCTCACCAACCTCGACGGGTATCAGGGCCTCGGCTCCGTATACAAGGGAAAATAGAGTCTCCCCGGTGCTTGATCTTACCGTTGTGCGGTAGGCCCATAAAACCTCGGGCAGAACCTCCTTCCATCGACGCTTGGAACCAGCCAGTCTCTTCTTTAAATTCTGTAATATGGTTTTATTAGTAGACTCGGCCTGGCCATTCGCGCTCGGATGGTACGAGGTTGataagattttcttgattttgtattCTTCGAAAAACTTGCTGATCTTGCTACCTATGAACTGCTTCCCGTTATTACACGCGATCTCAGCTGGTACCCCAGAATCGACAGATTATATGGTCGTAAATGAAATCATTGACCTCTTTTTCCCTGACTTTCTCGAGTGCCTGTGCTtcgacccatttagagaaataatcgatcataaataaaataaattacgtCTTACCTGGGGCCCATGGCAAAGGTCCCACTATATCTatgccccatttcatgaatggccatggtGAGAAGACCGGATGGAGTTCTTCCTCGGGTTGATGTATTGGTTCCTTTGGCATTTGTTACATTTTCGAATGAAGGTTTTGGCGTCCTCCTCCATCTCGTTCCAGTAGTATCCTGCTCTGATTAGCTTGCGGACCAATGAATTAGCTCCCGAATGGTTTCTAAAAGTGCCCTCGTGAACTTCCCTCATAACATAGTCGGTTTCCCCTGGTCCTAGACATCTCGCTAAAGGGCCTTGGAATGACCTTTGGTACAACTGGCCATCGGCCAAACAAAATCTAGCCGCCTTGGTTCGGAGGGCCCTTGATTCCTTGGCATCGGATGGTTGCTTTCCTGTTTGGAGATAGTCTATGTATTTGTTCCTCCAATCCTAAGTGAGGATGGTCGAGTTTATCTCGGCGTGGCCGGTCTCTATGACTAATTTTGTCAACTGTGCCACAGCTCCGGATGTGAACCCTTCTgattcgaccgaggatcccagatTTTCCAGGGCATTCGCTTCATTATTTTGATCCCGGGGTACGTGTTCCAAAGTCCACTCCTTGAACCGGCGAAGGACAGCCTGCAACTTCTCTTGATATCTCCGCATTCTGTCATCTTTGATTTCGAAGGTTCCGTTCGTTTGGTTGACCACCAAGAGAGAATCGCACTTGGCCTCTATGATCTCGGCTCCCAAGCTTTTAGCCAGATCTAAACCTGCAATAATAGACTCATACTCGGCTTTGTTGTTAGTTAAATTAGCAGACCTAATAGATTGTCTTATTATGTCACCTGAGGGAGGTTTGAGAACGATCCCTAACCCGGACCCTTTCACATTAGACGCACCATCCGTGTAAAGGGTCCAGACTCCCGTGCTAGTCCCCGAGGAAAGAAGCATCTCCTTGTCGACCTCGGGGATCATGGCCGGTGCAAAATCAGCCACGAAATCCACCAATATTTGGGATTTGATTGCAGTTCGGGGTTTGTATTCAACatcatacccgctaatctccACAGCCCACTTTGCTAGTCGgcctgagagttcgggtttaTGCATGGCGTTCCTTAGGGGGTACGACGTTACGACACATATGGGATGAcactgaaagtaaggttttaattttctagatgcacTTAATAGAGCCAAAGCGAGTTTTTCCAAATGTGGGTACCTTGTTTCGGCGTCACCGAGGGTTCTACTGACATAGTAAACTGGGTATTGCGTACCTTTCTCATCTCGAACCAGGACACCGCTCACCGCCAGGTATAGATACAACTGCTCGTTCTCTTTTGGTGTGTGGAGTAGAGGTGGACTTGATAAGTATCTTTTGAGTTCCGCCAAGGCCGTCTGACATTCGGGGGTCCATGCAAAGTCAATCTTTTTCTTGAGCAacgagaagaaacggtgactcttaTCCAAGGATCTGGAGATGAATCGGCTCAGGGCAGCTATCTGTCCCGTTAATCTCTGTACCCCTTTAATGTGGTTTATCATGGTGATATCTTCGATTGCCtttatcttatccgggttgatttcgattccCCGATTTGATACCATGAATCCAAGAAACTTGCCCGATCCGactccgaaggcacatttttccgggttcagcttcatgttgtactttcttaatatgctgaaagtttcctgcaaaaatTTCAAATGGTCCTTTGCTCGCAAGGACTTAACgaccatgtcatctatataaacttccatgGATCTCCTTATTTAGTGTTCAAACATTCGGTTAACTAAACGCTGATAGGTAGCACCGACATTTTTTTAAGCCgaaaggcattacattataacaatatgtgCCAAACCTAGTTATAAATGAGGTTTTTTCTCGATCCTCCGGGTCCATttgtatttggttgtacccggaatatGCATCGAGGAAACTCAGCATGTCATGACCCGCGGTAGCGTCGATCATGCCATCGATGCTGGGCAAAGGAAAGGAATCCTTCGGGCAGGCTTTGTTTAAATCTATATAATCTACGCACATTCTAAACTTATTCCCCTTTTTAGGCACTACCACAACGTTAGCTAACCAATCTGGGTATTTTACCTCTCAAATGGACCCTATATTAAGGAGCTTGGTTACCTCGTCCTTGACGAATGCATGCTTCACCTCGGGTTGTGGCCTTCGCTTTTGTTTGACCGAGGGAAAACTTGGATCCAAGCTCAACTTGTGTGTCGTCACGTCCGGtggaatacctgtcatgtctaaatgggaccaagcaaagcaaTCTGCGTTAATTTTAAGAAACTCAATAAATTCTTTCCTGAGCTCGGGAGTTAATCCCGTGCCCAGGTATCCCTTCTTTTCTGGTAGATGGACAAACAGTGTGACTTGCACGAGTTCTTCAACGATGGCCTTAGTGGCGTCAGAATCATCGGGCACCACAAAGGTTCTCGGTATTCCGAATTTTAACTCTTCGTCTAACGTGTCTCCGTTCCGATCTTCCGAAGATTCTGGGATCGggatctgtgattgctatttggaaTTCTTCCCTTCACTCCGATCTGGCGCCTTTATAGTCTTAACAGATTCTTTAACTGCGAACATTTCTTTTGCGGCCTGCTGTTCACCATGAACGGTTTTGATACCTTCTGGAGTCGGGAATTTCAATACATGATGTATAGTCGAGGGAACCGCTCTTACGAGGTGAATCCACGGTTTGCCCAGCAATGCATTGTATCCCATATCTCCCTCTGTCACATAAAATTTCGTCTGCTGCGTAGTTCCTGCCATACTGATCGGTATAGTGATCTCACCCTTCGTCGTTTCGCATGCCATGTTGAATCCATTGAGGACCCATATAGGCGGCACGATCTGGTCTAGTAGTCCCAGCTGTTCgatgactctccatcggatgatattagccgagctacctAGATCAATCAGCACACGTTTAATTCTAAACTTATTGACAAGGACAGATATTACAAATGTGTCATTATGCGGTTGAGCGATGCCTTCCATGTCCTCGTCATCAAACGTGATGGGGCCATCGGGGTCATCGTTTCGAATAAGATTTTCCCTCGTTATGGAAATTTTTGTGCGCTTCATAACCGGTCCAATGGGAACGTCAGTTCCTCCCATGATCATGTGTATCACCTGCTAGGGCTCTTCCGACCTATCCTGCTTGTTGGAATCCAGGTTTTTAAAATGGGTTTTTGCTCATTCACTTAGGAATTCTCGAAGATGACCCAAATTGAACAGACGGACGACCTCCTCTCTCAGCTGTCGATAATCCTCGGTTCGATGGCCGTGAGTATGATGATACTTACAAATAATACTTTTATCCCGCTTCTCCAAGTCGGATAGGATTGGCCTCGGATGCCTTGTTTCTTTGTTTCGATAACGGCTGCCGCTAAGGTTGCTACATCGACGCAAAACTTATACTCGGATATCCTTGGAGTTTCTCTGTTTCCCGAAGCTCTATCGACAACATTTCTTTTTACCAAACCATGGTTATTTTGGCCTCGATCATTCCTTCGATCGTTTCTCCTATCATTCTTGCCCGATTCGCTGTTACACCCGTTCCCCCTTCGATCGAGCGGGTAAGGCTGGTATCTTTCATATGACGATTTGGAATCTTGATCTATCACTCTTCTTAAGCAATCACCTCTTTTACCGGAATGCCATGATACTGAAGCGGCCCTCAGAATCTTATCGTCTTCGACCCTGATCTTTGACTGATACTTGTTGTGCACATCAGCCCAGGCGATTGCCGGGTATTTTATCAAGTTTTGTTTTAGTTCCATAGATGTGATCGAGCTCCTTGAGTTGAGCCCTTGGGTGAAAGCCTGAACGGCCCAATCGTCAGTAACTGGAGGTAAGTCCATACGCTCCATTTGAAATCGAGCCACAAACTCGCAGAGGGTCTCGTCATCTCGTTGCTTAACGTTGAATAAGTTCGAATTTTGAGTTTCGACCTTGATGGCCCTGGCATGTGCCTTAACGAAAGCATCAGCGAGCATGGCAAATGAATCAATCGCGTGCTCGGGCAAGTTATGATACCAAATCATAGCcccctttgacagagtttccctgAATTTCTTAAGTACCACTGATTCTCTTTCGTCATCGGTGAGATCATTGCCCTTAATAGCGCACGTATACGCAGTCACATGCTCATTTGGGTTCGTTGTCCCATTGTAGTTCGGGATATCGGGCATGCGAAATCTCTTGGGGATTTTCATCGATGCCGCACTGGGCGGAAACGGCATTTGAACAAACTTTTTCGAATCCGGTCCCTTCAACACTGGCAGGGCCCCCGGGATCTGATCGACCCTCGAATCGTAGTTCTCCACCTTCTTATCGTTCGCCTCTATCTCCTTTTCACCGGATTTGACCCGTTTGGTCAATTCTTCGAGCATTCTTATCAATTCGGTACTTTGTCCGGGGTGGTTCTCGTTACCCCGTGAGGCatgtctgttacacctcggaaatttccccgcgaacgtacaatgaaaagtttcagaatttcatttcagcccagtggtcgtaaaatggaatacagcccgtaaagtgatttacggaccgtaaagtgccatcgtccttcaaccttccaaaatttcaactttctgtcaaatgcttcaaatggttaaaaacgacttggaatacggaccgtaaattgaaatacggcccgtaaactgagtcgtaaactgccatgatcttcagccaacctttctgtttctgatacgCTTAAATACGGCCgtagaggacggaccgtaaaccagtatacggcccgtaaagtggggtttacgaccactgtacaccccgactgttgttcattaaaaatcagattttgagttattaaaaagggaccctaagctcattttatttcatttcctatctacaccactcaagaactctctagaaaattctccaaactcttcaaccataagaataacaaggaaataaatgatcaacaacaccaaatccatgaaacgaagtgtgtgaaactcaagcgaagttcatccaaatcaagaaattccaaaagaggtgaagtagggttttagtgctaaaggaagaactccactctaggcttgttccaccatcatctaaggtaagtttcatgactttttcatgctgtttaaagtattggaaagataagatgcttgaatggtagaaaaacatagaagatgggtcttaaatggatgaatagtgtcacaattgaatggtagttgaatggaatcataaatgttgatgtgccatgattatgaatatgttgtaaacgatgtttagaccaggaaataagctttatatatgagaaaacgcgataacgaactataaccataaatgtggagaaaatggaggaaaatggtggcttttactcaacgtatatgaatgacgattgttgatacgatattatgaagtgttgttgtaaatgtttaggagttgaaatagaacgtgggaaaagtagtaaaaacaaggaaagtgctgcccaaattttcctagaaatagtagcgcgtgtTCTTATAGTCgcttaactaacgtaaatgtgaattctcttttgaaggaagAAACGCGCTATCGAAGGAGAGAAAGCGAGCGATAGttcagttaaacgtcaaaggtatgtgaggctagactttttctttctatggcatgaatcccatgatatgatttttcttcctttccatgatcctcctatattc from Lycium barbarum isolate Lr01 chromosome 10, ASM1917538v2, whole genome shotgun sequence includes:
- the LOC132613113 gene encoding uncharacterized protein LOC132613113; the encoded protein is MGGTDVPIGPVMKRTKISITRENLIRNDDPDGPITFDDEDMEGIAQPHNDTFVISVLVNKFRIKRVLIDLGSSANIIRWRVIEQLGLLDQIVPPIWVLNGFNMACETTKGEITIPISMAGTTQQTKFYVTEGDMGYNALLGKPWIHLVRAVPSTIHHVLKFPTPEGIKTVHGEQQAAKEMFAVKESVKTIKAPDRSEGKNSK